The following are encoded together in the Thunnus maccoyii chromosome 18, fThuMac1.1, whole genome shotgun sequence genome:
- the flr gene encoding tetratricopeptide repeat protein 30A isoform X2 — MTTIKDGEYTATIYKLIKDGQYVEAIHILNGQLQKHTKSRAALSLLGFCYYHIQDFTNAAECYEQLTQLHPEVEEYKVYYAQSLYKAGAYAEATKASFVLDTTSSHTKMVKLQACIKYCEEYYSAAKSLLEQLPQDDPDYIYNMGCLLYQDGKYEEACKKFTSAMQVLGYVPALSYNIALCYYSLKNYDQAHKYIGEIIERGIREHPELSIGMTTDGIDFLSVGNTLVLHQTALIEAFNLKAAIEYQQKNLKAAQEALTDMPPRSEEELDPVTLHNQALLNMDTKPSEGFEKLAFLLQQPSFPPVTFGNLLLLYCKHEYFDLAADVLAENAHLTYKFLSPYMYEFLDALLTCQTAPEEAFRKFDEMIAKLTEQLRKLAKQLQEARLARDDEGQKKALQDYDLLQEKYIVVLMAQAKIYWNRENFQMVEKIFRKSVEVCNEDDTWKLNVAHVLFMQNKYKEAIGFYEPIVKKHYDNILNVSAVVLANLCVSYIMTSQNEEAEELMRKIEKEEEQISYDDPDKKVFHLCIVNLVIGTLYCAKGNYDFGISRVIKSLEPYNKKLGTDTWFYAKRCFLSLLENMSKHMVMLRDAVVQECIQFLEHCEVYGKEVPAIIEQPLEEIRIHIGKNTVTYEARLLKAQFYEVIGWNK; from the exons atgacaacaataaaagatggAGAATACACGGCTACGATCTACAAACTG ATTAAAGACGGCCAGTATGTGGAAGCAATTCACATCCTGAATGGGcaactacagaaacacacaaag TCCAGGGCGGCGCTGTCTCTGCTGGGATTTTGCTACTATCACATCCAGGACTTCACCAACGCTGCAGAGTGCTACGAACAGCTCACCCAGCTGCACCCGGAGGTGGAGGAGTACAAGGTGTACTACGCCCAGTCCCTGTACAAAGCTGGTGCTTATGCTGAAGCCACCAAGGCCTCCTTCGTACTGGACACCACCAGCAGTCACACCAag ATGGTCAAGTTGCAAGCCTGTATCAAATATTGTGAGGAATATTACTCAGCTGCCAAG tcactGCTGGAGCAGCTGCCACAGGACGACCCGGACTACATCTACAATATGGGCTGTTTGCTTTACCAGGACGGCAAGTACGAGGAGGCCTGCAAGAAGTTCACGTCTGCCATGCAGGTGCTGGGATACGTTCCAG CGTTGTCCTACAACATCGCCTTATGTTACTACAGCCTGAAGAACTACGACCAGGCCCACAAATACATCGGAGAGATCATAGAACGAGGCATCAGAGAACATCCAG AGCTGAGCATCGGGATGACGACAGATGGCATTGACTTCCTCAGTGTGGGCAACACCCTGGTGCTGCATCAGACCGCCCTGATCGAAGCCTTCAACCTCAAAGCTGCCATCGAGTACCAGCAGAAGAACT TAAAAGCAGCTCAGGAGGCTCTGACAGATATGCCCCCCCGATCAGAGGAG gaGTTGGACCCGGTGACACTCCACAACCAGGCTCTGTTGAACATGGACACGAAGCCGTCGGAGGGTTTTGAGAAGCTTGCCTTCCTGCTGCAGCAGCCCTCCTTCCCCCCCGTCACCTTCggaaacctgctgctgctgtactgcAAACACGAG tATTTTGATCTGGCAGCTGACGTCTTGGCAGAAAACGCACATCTCACCTACAAGTTCCTCTCACCA TACATGTACGAGTTTCTCGATGCCTTGTTGACCTGCCAGACGGCACCGGAGGAG gCGTTTAGGAAGTTTGATGAGATGATTGCCAAACTGACCGAACAGTTACGCAAGTTGGCCAAGCAG TTGCAGGAAGCCAGACTGGCTCGAGACGATGAAGGACAGAAGAAAGCCCTGCAGGACTACGACCTGCTGCAGGAGaa GTACATCGTGGTCCTGATGGCTCAGGCTAAGATCTACTGGAACCGGGAGAACTTCCAGATGGTGGAGAAGATTTTCCGCAAGTCGGTGGAGGTCTGCAACGAGGACGACACCTGGAAGCTGAACGTGGCTCACGTGCTCTTCATGCAGAACAAATACAAGGAGGCCATCGGCTTCTACGAGCCCATCGTCAAGAAACACTACGATAAC ATCCTGAATGTCAGCGCTGTCGTCCTGGCCAACCTGTGTGTGTCCTACATCATGACCAGCCAGAACGAAGAG GCTGAAGAGCTGATGAGGAAGATCgagaaagaggaggagcagatCTCCTACGACGACCCCGACAAGAAGGTCTTCCACCTGTGTATAGTCAACCTGGTGATCGG GACTCTGTACTGTGCCAAGGGCAACTACGACTTTGGCATCTCTCGTGTCATCAAGAGCCTGGAGCCTTACAACAAAAAG ctgggGACGGACACATGGTTCTACGCCAAGCGGTGCTTCCTGTCTCTGCTGGAGAACATGTCCAAACACATGGTCATGCTGAGGGACGCCGTGGTACAGGAGTGTATTCAGTTCCTGGAGCACTGCGAGG TTTACGGGAAGGAAGTGCCGGCCATCATCGAGCAGCCTCTGGAGGAGATCCGCATTCACATCGGCAAGAACACCGTCACCTACGAGGCGCGCCTACTCAAGGCCCAGTTCTACGAGGTCATCGGCTGGAACAAGTGA
- the si:ch211-76l23.4 gene encoding uncharacterized protein si:ch211-76l23.4 isoform X2: protein MAPKLSMLLLLPLLLAVAMVTVQAQRRRPSSTSTDEWNFRDGSERVNMRGVANLTQILDNWRFDILNQMKGLLQNDHQSLLPDYARIQPLSEALDDLYKEFNALKSHLGDLTEKFAAIETFIDEVKANQANNANAGPASGPAAAPRPTNRRVIRKKTTVS, encoded by the exons ATGGCCCCCAAACTgagcatgctgctgctgctgccgctgttGCTGGCCGTCGCCATGGTTACGGTGCAGGCCCAGAGGCGACGCCCGAGCTCGACGTCCACGGACGAGTGGAACTTCAGGGATGGCT CTGAGAGGGTGAACATGCGGGGTGTGGCCAACCTGACTCAGATTCTGGACAACTGGAGGTTCGACATCCTGAACCAGATGAAAGGACTCCTGCAGAACGACCACCAGTCCCTGCTGCCCGACTACGCCAG GATCCAGCCGCTGTCCGAGGCTTTAGACGACCTCTACAAGGAGTTCAACGCCCTCAAGTCTCACCTGGGCGACCTCACCGAGAAGTTCGCCGCCATAGAAACTTTCATCGACGAGGTCAAAGCCAACCAGGCCAACAACGCCAACGCCGGCCCGGCGTCCGGCCCCGCTGCGGCCCCCAGACCGACCAACAGGAGGGTGATTAGGAAGAAGACCACCGTCTCCTAA
- the si:ch211-76l23.4 gene encoding uncharacterized protein si:ch211-76l23.4 isoform X1, which translates to MKGLVVAGLIMAPKLSMLLLLPLLLAVAMVTVQAQRRRPSSTSTDEWNFRDGSERVNMRGVANLTQILDNWRFDILNQMKGLLQNDHQSLLPDYARIQPLSEALDDLYKEFNALKSHLGDLTEKFAAIETFIDEVKANQANNANAGPASGPAAAPRPTNRRVIRKKTTVS; encoded by the exons atgaaaggacTTGTTG TTGCCGGTCTCATCATGGCCCCCAAACTgagcatgctgctgctgctgccgctgttGCTGGCCGTCGCCATGGTTACGGTGCAGGCCCAGAGGCGACGCCCGAGCTCGACGTCCACGGACGAGTGGAACTTCAGGGATGGCT CTGAGAGGGTGAACATGCGGGGTGTGGCCAACCTGACTCAGATTCTGGACAACTGGAGGTTCGACATCCTGAACCAGATGAAAGGACTCCTGCAGAACGACCACCAGTCCCTGCTGCCCGACTACGCCAG GATCCAGCCGCTGTCCGAGGCTTTAGACGACCTCTACAAGGAGTTCAACGCCCTCAAGTCTCACCTGGGCGACCTCACCGAGAAGTTCGCCGCCATAGAAACTTTCATCGACGAGGTCAAAGCCAACCAGGCCAACAACGCCAACGCCGGCCCGGCGTCCGGCCCCGCTGCGGCCCCCAGACCGACCAACAGGAGGGTGATTAGGAAGAAGACCACCGTCTCCTAA
- the flr gene encoding tetratricopeptide repeat protein 30A isoform X1 translates to MTTIKDGEYTATIYKLIKDGQYVEAIHILNGQLQKHTKSRAALSLLGFCYYHIQDFTNAAECYEQLTQLHPEVEEYKVYYAQSLYKAGAYAEATKASFVLDTTSSHTKMVKLQACIKYCEEYYSAAKSLLEQLPQDDPDYIYNMGCLLYQDGKYEEACKKFTSAMQVLGYVPALSYNIALCYYSLKNYDQAHKYIGEIIERGIREHPELSIGMTTDGIDFLSVGNTLVLHQTALIEAFNLKAAIEYQQKNLKAAQEALTDMPPRSEEELDPVTLHNQALLNMDTKPSEGFEKLAFLLQQPSFPPVTFGNLLLLYCKHEYFDLAADVLAENAHLTYKFLSPYMYEFLDALLTCQTAPEEAFRKFDEMIAKLTEQLRKLAKQLQEARLARDDEGQKKALQDYDLLQEKYIVVLMAQAKIYWNRENFQMVEKIFRKSVEVCNEDDTWKLNVAHVLFMQNKYKEAIGFYEPIVKKHYDNVEQCNIQECPCKCKPSILNVSAVVLANLCVSYIMTSQNEEAEELMRKIEKEEEQISYDDPDKKVFHLCIVNLVIGTLYCAKGNYDFGISRVIKSLEPYNKKLGTDTWFYAKRCFLSLLENMSKHMVMLRDAVVQECIQFLEHCEVYGKEVPAIIEQPLEEIRIHIGKNTVTYEARLLKAQFYEVIGWNK, encoded by the exons atgacaacaataaaagatggAGAATACACGGCTACGATCTACAAACTG ATTAAAGACGGCCAGTATGTGGAAGCAATTCACATCCTGAATGGGcaactacagaaacacacaaag TCCAGGGCGGCGCTGTCTCTGCTGGGATTTTGCTACTATCACATCCAGGACTTCACCAACGCTGCAGAGTGCTACGAACAGCTCACCCAGCTGCACCCGGAGGTGGAGGAGTACAAGGTGTACTACGCCCAGTCCCTGTACAAAGCTGGTGCTTATGCTGAAGCCACCAAGGCCTCCTTCGTACTGGACACCACCAGCAGTCACACCAag ATGGTCAAGTTGCAAGCCTGTATCAAATATTGTGAGGAATATTACTCAGCTGCCAAG tcactGCTGGAGCAGCTGCCACAGGACGACCCGGACTACATCTACAATATGGGCTGTTTGCTTTACCAGGACGGCAAGTACGAGGAGGCCTGCAAGAAGTTCACGTCTGCCATGCAGGTGCTGGGATACGTTCCAG CGTTGTCCTACAACATCGCCTTATGTTACTACAGCCTGAAGAACTACGACCAGGCCCACAAATACATCGGAGAGATCATAGAACGAGGCATCAGAGAACATCCAG AGCTGAGCATCGGGATGACGACAGATGGCATTGACTTCCTCAGTGTGGGCAACACCCTGGTGCTGCATCAGACCGCCCTGATCGAAGCCTTCAACCTCAAAGCTGCCATCGAGTACCAGCAGAAGAACT TAAAAGCAGCTCAGGAGGCTCTGACAGATATGCCCCCCCGATCAGAGGAG gaGTTGGACCCGGTGACACTCCACAACCAGGCTCTGTTGAACATGGACACGAAGCCGTCGGAGGGTTTTGAGAAGCTTGCCTTCCTGCTGCAGCAGCCCTCCTTCCCCCCCGTCACCTTCggaaacctgctgctgctgtactgcAAACACGAG tATTTTGATCTGGCAGCTGACGTCTTGGCAGAAAACGCACATCTCACCTACAAGTTCCTCTCACCA TACATGTACGAGTTTCTCGATGCCTTGTTGACCTGCCAGACGGCACCGGAGGAG gCGTTTAGGAAGTTTGATGAGATGATTGCCAAACTGACCGAACAGTTACGCAAGTTGGCCAAGCAG TTGCAGGAAGCCAGACTGGCTCGAGACGATGAAGGACAGAAGAAAGCCCTGCAGGACTACGACCTGCTGCAGGAGaa GTACATCGTGGTCCTGATGGCTCAGGCTAAGATCTACTGGAACCGGGAGAACTTCCAGATGGTGGAGAAGATTTTCCGCAAGTCGGTGGAGGTCTGCAACGAGGACGACACCTGGAAGCTGAACGTGGCTCACGTGCTCTTCATGCAGAACAAATACAAGGAGGCCATCGGCTTCTACGAGCCCATCGTCAAGAAACACTACGATAAC GTGGAGCAGTGTAACATTCAGGAGTGTCCATGCAAGTGCAAACCTTCG ATCCTGAATGTCAGCGCTGTCGTCCTGGCCAACCTGTGTGTGTCCTACATCATGACCAGCCAGAACGAAGAG GCTGAAGAGCTGATGAGGAAGATCgagaaagaggaggagcagatCTCCTACGACGACCCCGACAAGAAGGTCTTCCACCTGTGTATAGTCAACCTGGTGATCGG GACTCTGTACTGTGCCAAGGGCAACTACGACTTTGGCATCTCTCGTGTCATCAAGAGCCTGGAGCCTTACAACAAAAAG ctgggGACGGACACATGGTTCTACGCCAAGCGGTGCTTCCTGTCTCTGCTGGAGAACATGTCCAAACACATGGTCATGCTGAGGGACGCCGTGGTACAGGAGTGTATTCAGTTCCTGGAGCACTGCGAGG TTTACGGGAAGGAAGTGCCGGCCATCATCGAGCAGCCTCTGGAGGAGATCCGCATTCACATCGGCAAGAACACCGTCACCTACGAGGCGCGCCTACTCAAGGCCCAGTTCTACGAGGTCATCGGCTGGAACAAGTGA